The Urbifossiella limnaea nucleotide sequence GCGTGACGCGAGTTGTGAACCGGCCGGCCCCGTGTTCTGGGTTGACGCCGACGGCCGCGTCACCGTCGGCGGCGTGCGGCACGTCCGGATCGTGAGAGGCTGATGGACCCGACCACGCGAACCCCGGCCTCCGCACGGTTCCTGCCGACCGTCCGCGACCCCGTCTCGTCGCTGTGGCACCGGCTCCGTAACGGCACGCGCCTCCTCCGCCACGAGCCCGACTGGAACCGCCTCGCCGGCGACGACTGGCCCGACCGCGTGATGACGGACCCGGTCACCGACCGGCTCCACGAGAAGCAGGGCCGCAGCATCGGCCGGCTGATCCTGACGCAGGGCCGGTCGCGGCTCGGCGTGTACCTGAAGCGGCACTACCGCCTGGGCTGGGTCCGCGGCCTGCTGGCGACACTGTTCCCCAACCGGGCGTGGTCGCCGGGTCTCGAAGAGTGGCAGCGGCTGAAGTGGGCGCGCGACGCCGGCTTCCCGGTGCCGCGGGCCGTCGCCGCGGGGCAGTACGTCGGGCCGGGCTTCCGCTTGCAAGGGTTCCTCGCCGTCGAAGAGTTGTACGGCATGCTGCCGCTCCACGAGGCGGTCCCGCTCGCCGCCGAGCGCCTCGACGCGGCCGCGTTCGCCCGCTGGAAGTGCGGCCTGACCGCGGAACTGGTTCGACTGTCTCGCCGGCTGCACGACCAGAAGTGGTTCCACAAAGACCTGTACTTCTGCCACTTCTACGTGCCCGAGGATCTGACCCGCCGCGTGCCCGAGGGGTGGCCCGGCCGCGTGTTCATGATCGACCTGCACCGCTTGGACCGACACCCGCTGCGGGCGCTGTGGTTCCGCATCAAAGACCTCGGCCAGCTGCTGTACTCGTCGGACGTGGCCGGCGTCACGGCGCGGGACCGGGTGCGGTTCTGGAAGCTGTACGGCGGCGGCTCACTCCTGCGGCGGTTCGTGACATGGAAGTGGAAGCTGTACCGCCGCAACCACCGGCGGCGGCAGTCGGTGGCCCCCCGGAGCGCGGCGTGATGGACATCGCCCTCTGCTACGAGAGCGTGTTGCCGGCCCGCGGCGGGGCCGAGACGTACCTCGGCGACCTCGCCCGCCGGCTGGCCCGCGACGGCCACGCCGTCCACCTCTACGCCTGCCGGTGGGACGCCGCGTCGCTCCCGCCCAGCACGCACTTCCACCGCCTCGACGTGCCGAGTGGCCCGCGCTTCCTGCGGCCGTGGCGGTTCGGGGAGGCGTGTGAGGCGGCACTGCGCGGCGCGAACCACGACGTGACCGTCGGCTTCGACAAGACGTGGGGCCAGGACGTGCTCTACCCGCAGGGCGGGCTCCACGCCGCGTCCGCGGCCCACAACCAGCTCAAGTTCGCCACCGGGATCGAACGCGCGGTCGCCACCGTGGGCAAGTGGTTCGACCCGGCCGCGTGGTCGTTCGCGCGGCTCGAACGGAAGCAATACCTCAGCCCGAAGCAGCCGCTGGTCGTCGTGAACAGCCGCATGGTGCGCGGGCACTTCGAGCGGTTCTACGGCGTGCCGCCGGAAGCGGTCCGCGTCGTCCACAGCGCCATCGACCCGCTGCGGTTCGCGGCCGACGACCGGCTCGTGCGGCGGCAGCACGAGCGCGACAGCTGGGGCGTCACGCCCGACACCACGGTCGGCCTGTTCGTCGCGATGAACTACCGCCTGAAGGGGCTCGCGCCACTGATCCGCTCACTGCCGCACGTCCCGCGTACGAAGCCGTTCGCGCTCGCCGTCGTGGGGCACCCGAAGTTCGAGCGCTACCGCCGGCTCGCCGAGCGGCTCGGCGTCGCCGACCGCGTGCGCTTCCTCGGCCACCGCGGCGACCCGAAGGACGCGTACTTCGCCGCCGACTTCCTCGTTCACCCGACCTTCTACGACCCGTGCTCGCTCGTCGCCCTGGAGGCGCTGGCGTGCGGGCTGCCGGTCGTCACCACGCGGTACAACGGCGCCTCCGAGCTGCTCTCCGCCGCCGACGGGGTGGTGATCGACGACCCGCACGACGCCCCGGCGCTGGGGGCGGCGATGGCCGGCCTGCTCGACCACGGCCGGCGGGCGCCGATGTCCGCGGCGGCGCGGGCGGCCGGCACCCGCTGGACGTTCGAGCAGCACTACCGGGCGCTGCTCGACGTGTTCACCGAGGTTCGGCGGCTGAAGCGGGCGGCCTGACCACCTTCGGACCGAAATCCTTGTTTCCGGCCGAGGGGGGTCGATCTCCGGAAACATGTCACCGACTCATAAAAAAGTTCGTCTTCGTCTTGCCGCCGCCTGACGATTCGCCGCGCACCACCGCCCGCCGTACACCAACCCGCGACGCCGTCTCACCGCCGCGCGGGGTGCCCGACCATGCCGACCGCACTCAAGTCGTTGCACGTTCTCGCCCTCGGGCTGTGGGTCGGCGGGGCGGCGTTCTTCAACTTCGTGACCGCCCCGACCATCTTCGAGTCGTTCAAGCAAGTCGTGGAGGCCGGCCCGTCCGACCGCACGGCGTTCCAGCCGCTCGGCCGGCCGGGTGCGGACGCGAAGGACAAGGCGGCGCTGGCCAACGCACTGGCCGGCTCGGCGGTGGGGCCGGTGTTCCCGCGCTACTTCCTGTGGCAACTCGTCTGCGGGGCGGTCGCTCTGACGACGGCGGCGGCGTGGTGGCGGCTCGGCGGCGTTCACCGCTGGCGGGTGGTCGTGATCGGCGGGGCGGTGGTGTGCGTGTCCGCGGGGTGGCCGCTGTCGGACGCGATCACGCGGCTGCGGGTGCAGCGCTTCGACCCGGACCGGGCGGTGGCGGAGGCCGCGGACGCGGCGTTCAAGGCGTGGCACCTGTGGAGTCTGGGGCTGAGCACCGTGACGGTGCTACTCGCAGGCGCGGGGCTAGCGATGGCGGCGAAGCTGCCGGCCGACGAGCGACCCGTTGGGGGCTCGGGTCCGTTCTAGGTCGGTATAAGTCGCCCTGTATTGCCACGACATTTGTCGTGGTTCACCAGTCGATCATGGGACGCGTGATCGAGCCGGTGTTCTGGCAGGACGAGCCCGTGGAAGAAGCGAGGATGGTGATTCCGTTCAGGAAGCTGTAGGGTCGGCCCGTGGGGGTGACGGCATAGGTGCCCCGGTTCTCTTGCTCTTTAGCGAGTCATAAGCCTTATCGATGAGGTACTTGTCGCCCTTGACCTTTGTCGCCAATTCCTGATCCCCAGCTTCGTACCAGAAACCGGCTTCGGTAGCGTAACGACCGACGAACGTAGCCAGCCGTCCTTGCAGATATTTGGCCCCATCGTCCGTCAAGCACTTTACGCGATTCTGTAAGAAATAGGCTCCCCAGGGGTCCTTTGCGAAGGACTGAACTTTGAGCAGGTCCGCCACAACTGCCGCATCGCCGATGGGCCGACCAAGATAGATGAAACTGGCGTGGTCGGTGCCTTCCGTGATTGACCGCTTTACGTCCCACAAGACACAGGGCTCGTCATACTTCACGGCATCCCGGGCATCGACAACGACAGATTCGAGTTTGAATATCCTTGCTACAGTCATGTAAGACTTGTGTTCGATGTCGCAATCCTGCGTAATGATCACACCGGGCTCGATGACTACTGGCAAATCTGCGGCAACGACTGGTCTGCCTGCGGCCTTCTCCTTCGCCCTGCGAAACGACTCGGCGTCTTCCGCGCGGCACTTCGACTGACCCTGCTCCCCTTGTATTTTGAGTTGCAGCGTCCTCGGGATGACGAAGAAGGGGACATCAGCGATGATGTCCCCTTGACCGAGAGGCCGCCCTGCTAAAGCGTCTTTGAGCATTCGTTCTTACCAGTTATTCGCCCTCGAACACCAGCAACTCTGCGTCGGGGTCGAGGATTTCGGAAGTCTGGCGGCGAGATCGTTCCTCTGGCACTGGAACGTCATCCCTAAGGGCCGCTAGCGTTACCGCGTCGGCGATAAAAGCGACCTGCCCTGCCCGCGCTAGCGGTGGGACAATTTGGCGTGACTGGTCGTTCACTGCGCCACGCGAACCCGGCTTTTCAGCCCTCGAATACCGTTGTAGGGGCCGTGCGAACTTGCGCCGCTGGTATTTCGCGGCGCGGCCCCGCTCGTTGTAGAGTTCCCCGCCACGGCTTGAACACGCATCACGCTTCCGTGGGGGACAGTCGAGTTCCGGCATGATCACCCTTCCCCATTCTTCGGGGCGTCCAACTGATGGCGATGCTTCAAAAGCGACAACTTCTGATCAAGTCGATCTAGCGCGTCACGGATGTCGTCAATGTCGTCCTCCGACAGCAACACCGAGACTTCCTCAAAGTCATCCGACATACTCTTGTGAATGGTCATGCACATCGTGACTAGAGGAAGATATGTCACGATATCCGTAGCGTCTGCGTTGTAAACAGGACGAAGATCGCAAACAGTGCGGAAACTGTGCAAGTGAGGGAGTGGACCTGTCTCCAAGCCCCGCAACTTGTCGGAATAGTCCCGGTTGGGAAAGTCAGAAAATAGCTCGACTATGAGCGATCTATTGTCCGTAATGAAGTTGGCAATACGCACCAGTTCTTCTTGTGACTCTTTGTTTTTCGGGAGTCGCTTCAGGAATTGAAGGAACTCGCCCGGGACGGACTCGGCCTCACGGCCCTGTCGCGTTCGCTGGGACTGAACCGAGTTAATCAGCGAGCAGAGACCTGCGGCGGCGTCATCGGAAATCGCCAAGAGGTCCGCCACTGCCGTATAGTAGCTAGACCTATGCGCATATTCGTTGTCATCGAAGTGCTTTCGCAGTGACCCGATCTGGTCCGCGCTCATCCTCGCGAGGATGGCCAGGTCCTCTACGGCGTCGTCCGGCAAGTACAGCCAGTGAGCCATGTTGCGTTTTCGACCTCACGAACGACAACCCCTACCCCTCCCGGGGCGTCCTGCTCGTCTGGGGTAGCTGATCGGATTGGGATCAAGGTAGGGGCGGAGCCGGTCACCCGCAAGGAATTAGCGCAGAATACACCGCAGGAGTCCGCGCCGACCACAACGACTTTTCCGATTGTGCAGGCTGCATCGACTCCGGTGCGCCGGGAATTCTGCCCTTTGGCTTGCGCCCCGTCCACCCCAATTATATGCGCCGCGATCAATCCCCCTGCGCTCCGCTGGGCCTGATCGCCTTCTTTTTCCGCCCTCGGATCAATCTGCTGCGTCGTCGTGGGCGGACCGGGCGCCTCTGGCAGAGGCGGGGTCGTGGGTAAGTTGTGCCACTCGCAAGCCGACCGCCCCGCCGTCGCTCCCCGAAGACTCGGCCTACGAAGCCCCCGAGCCCGCCGGTTCTTGCTGCGTCATGCAGTGGAGCGTGCCCAGCCCCCACACCAGGTCGACGCACGAGATGCCCACCACCTCGCGGCCCGAGAACAGCTCCGACAACACCCCCAGCGCCCGGCGGTCGGCGGGGTCGTTGAACGTCGGCACGATCACCACGCCGTTCGCGATGTAGAAGTTCGCGTAGCTCGCCGGGATGCGCATGCCGTCGTACACCCGCAATGCCGGCATCGGCAGCTCCACCACCTCCAGCTTGCCGCCGTCCGCGTCCGTGAAGCCGCGCAGGCGGTCCAGGTTCTCCCGCAGCGGGGCGTAGTTGTCGTCCGCCTCGTTCTCCTCCACCACGGTCACGACCGTCGTCGGCGTCACGAAGCGGGCCAGGTCGTCCACGTGGCCGTGGGTGTCGTCGCCGGCGATGCCGCGGTTCAGCCACAGCACCTTCCGCACGCCCAACTCCGCCGCGAACACCGCCTCGTAGTCCGACCGGTCGAACGGTGGGTTCCGCTCCTGCTGCTTGCTCAGCAGGCACTCCTCCGTCGTCAGCATCAGCCCGCGGCCGTTCACGTCGATGCTGCCGCCCTCCAGCACCACCCGCCAGCCGCGGTGCGTCGGCTGGCGGGTCGGAAGCCCCAGCTGTGCGGCGGCGAAGGCGGGGAGCTTGTCGTCGCGCGTCCAGTCGGGGTACTTGGCCCAGGCGTTGAAGTGCCAGTCGAGGGCCACGCGGTTGCCGGCGTCGTCTACCACGAAGATCGGCCCCGAGTCGCGGACCCAGCCGCGGTCGGTGGGGAGGACGAAGAACCGCACCCGCCCGAGGTCGACGCCGACGGTCGCCAGCAGCTTCGCGGCGCGGGCCTGCGTTTTGGGGCCGGGCACCACCAGGTTCACCGGCTCGTGCCGGCTCACGGCCCGCACGATCTCGGTGTACACCCACGGGATGGGGCTGAACCGGCCGGGCCAGTCGGAGCGGCGGTGCGGCCAGGCCAGCCAGGTGGCGGCGTGCGGCTCCCACTCGGCGGGCATTCGGAACGGCGTGTCGGGCATGGCGTCGGAGTTTCGGATTATGCTGTGGGCGCAGACCGGGAAGGTTTTACGGCGCCGGGAAGGGCGGGGGCGTGGGAAAGGTTGGCGCCGGGCCGGCCGGGTGTTAGAGTGTGTTCCACGCTCACGGAAGAGCCCCCCGCACGGGGCGAAGGTTGCACCGGAGGCACCACGTGTCCGCCCGTCCGACCGTTCTCCTGGCCGAGTCCGACCCCGCCGTTTACCGCACCGTGTCGGCCCTGCTCCGCCGGCAGGGGTACGCGGTCGAACACGCCCGCACCGCCGCCGAGGCCGAGGGCCGGCTCCGCGAAGCGCTGCCCGACCTGCTGGTGGCCGAGTTCCTGATGCCCGGCGGCTGCGGCGTCCGCGTCGCCGAGCTGGCCAAGGCGCTGTCCGACGACCGGGTGCCCGTGGTGATGCTGAGCGCGCTGGCGGCCGGCGCCCACCTCGACTTCGCGCGGGCGGCCGGGGCCGACGAGGTGCTGGCGAAGCCGTTTCAGGCGTCGGACCTGCTGGCGGCGGTCGGCCGGCTGTGCCCGGTGCCGCGGGCCGTCGTACAATTCGCGGAAGCGGTGTAGCGCCGCGTCGGCAACGTAGTAGGCACACTCCGTGTGCCGTTGTCCGGCACAGCGACGGCACACGGAGTGTGCCTACTACGTTGAAGCCGCTGTCTGGAGCCGCCCGTGAGTCTGCACGACGACCTGAAAGCCCGCGTCAACGCCGCCGTGAAGGCCGGCGACGCCGCGACCCGCGACACCCTCCGGACCGTGCTCGGCGAGGCGCAGATGGAAGCCCTCCGCCGCAAGGCCGAGGTGTCGGACGAGGTCGTGCTCGGCGTCGTCAAGAAGGGCGTGGCCGGGCTGAAGGAGACCATCCCGCTGGCCAAGAAGGCCGGCCGCGACACCGCGGCGCAGGAGACGGAACTGGCGTTGCTGGAGGGGTTGCTTCCCAAGGCGTGGGACCGGGCGGCGATCACCGCGGCGCTGGAGGCGGTGCGGGACGAGCTGCGGGCGGCGAAGAACGACGGGCAGGCGATGGGCGTGGCGATGAAGGCGCTGAAGGCGGCCGGGGCCGTCACCACGCCGGACGACGTGAAGGCGGTGGTGGCGGCGGCCCGCGCCTGAGGCACCACCCGAAACGCGAACGCCCGGGGGAATCACCCCGGGCGTTCGCGTTGATGCGGGTTTCACCTTACCGCCAGCGGACGGCAAAAGTGGCGTTGCCGGTCATCACCAGCTCGCGCTCCGCGAAGCCGTGGGCCTCCAGGCAGTCGAGCAGGTCTTCGGCCGCGCTCAGGTCGTCCACGCAGGTCAGCTGCCACTCGGCCGGGCGGGTCGCGTAGCGGTCGTCGGCCACGGTATCGCTGGCGGCGTCAGACAGCCCGACCACCGTGTCTTGCGACGCCAGCGCCGGGTGAACACCGGAGCGGGTGGCGACGATGCCGGCGACCGTGAGGCCGGCGGCGGCGAAGACCAGTGCGGTGATGGCCATGTCGGCCTTCCTCTCGGGGTCGCTCGGTGCTGATTGTAATCCCTAGAACACGTCCCGCCGGGCGTGCGCCGAAAAACCGGAATAATTCCACCCGATCGGCGGACGGGCGACTGGGTTCAGGGCGGGGCGAAACCGAGCGGCTCGTTCCTGACACGACTGGCATCGGACGGCCGCGCCGGCCGGGGCGAACAAAGGGAAGCGAAAATGACTTGCTGTGTCCCCCCGGCACGAAGCCGGGGGGGTCGTTTCCGTCGGTCCGGCTGAGCCTATTCTACCGCGCCGCGTCGCGGGCGATCAACTCGTTGACCCGGGCCGCCAGCGCCGTCGGGTCGGCGACCTTCGATCCCTCGGCGATGACCGCCTGCTCGTGGAAGAGCCGGGCGTAGACCGCGACTCGCGGGTCGTCGGCGGACTTGGAATGCAGTTCCCGTGCCGCCTGAACCGCCGGGTGGTCGGGGTTCAGCTCCAGGACGCGCTTCCCCTTCCCCTCGCCGCGGCCCATCCGCTCCATGAGCCGCTCCATGTGCGCGCTCGTGCCGTGCTCCTCGGCCACGAGCACCGCGGCGCTCTCCGTCAGCCGCTTCGTCAGCCGCACGTCGGCGGTCTCGGGGAGCGTCGCCTTGAAGGCGGCTACCAGCGGCGCGAACTGCTCTTTCACGTCGGCGGGGATGTCGTCCGCCGTCGGGGCCGCGCCGCGGTCGGCCGCGTGGAGTTTCTTCCCCTTGTACTCGCCGAGCTGCGGCAGGGCGAACTCGTCGATCGGGTCGGACAGCAGCAGCACGTCCTGCCCCTTCGCCCGGAACGCCTCCAGGTACGGCGACCGCCGCAGCGGCTCGACGTCCTCGCCGATGAGGTAGAAGATGTCCGTCTGCCCCTCGGGCATCTTCTCGACGTACTCGGCGAGCGTGGTCAGTTGCCCGGCCGGCGTGTTGGCGCTCTCGAACAGGAGCAGGTCGGCGATCTTCTCGCGGTTCATGAAGTCGCGGGTGAGCCCCTCCTTGAGCACCGGCCCGAGCCCGGCGTAGAACTCGCGGTACTTCTCGAACTCGACGTTTTTCATGCCGGCGAGGGCGTCCAGCACGTTCTTCACGACGCTCTTCTGGATCGTCGTCAGGATCGGGTTCTGCTGCAAAATCTCGCGGCTGACGTTGAGCGGCAGGTCGGCCGAGTCCACCACGCCCTTCACGAACCGCAGGTAGAACGGCAGCACCTCCTCGCAGCGTTCCATGATGAGGACGCGCTGCACGTACAGCCGCAGGCCGGCCTTCGGCTCCTCCCAGTCGAAGCTGAACGGCTTC carries:
- a CDS encoding lipopolysaccharide kinase InaA family protein, yielding MDPTTRTPASARFLPTVRDPVSSLWHRLRNGTRLLRHEPDWNRLAGDDWPDRVMTDPVTDRLHEKQGRSIGRLILTQGRSRLGVYLKRHYRLGWVRGLLATLFPNRAWSPGLEEWQRLKWARDAGFPVPRAVAAGQYVGPGFRLQGFLAVEELYGMLPLHEAVPLAAERLDAAAFARWKCGLTAELVRLSRRLHDQKWFHKDLYFCHFYVPEDLTRRVPEGWPGRVFMIDLHRLDRHPLRALWFRIKDLGQLLYSSDVAGVTARDRVRFWKLYGGGSLLRRFVTWKWKLYRRNHRRRQSVAPRSAA
- a CDS encoding glycosyltransferase family 4 protein, translating into MDIALCYESVLPARGGAETYLGDLARRLARDGHAVHLYACRWDAASLPPSTHFHRLDVPSGPRFLRPWRFGEACEAALRGANHDVTVGFDKTWGQDVLYPQGGLHAASAAHNQLKFATGIERAVATVGKWFDPAAWSFARLERKQYLSPKQPLVVVNSRMVRGHFERFYGVPPEAVRVVHSAIDPLRFAADDRLVRRQHERDSWGVTPDTTVGLFVAMNYRLKGLAPLIRSLPHVPRTKPFALAVVGHPKFERYRRLAERLGVADRVRFLGHRGDPKDAYFAADFLVHPTFYDPCSLVALEALACGLPVVTTRYNGASELLSAADGVVIDDPHDAPALGAAMAGLLDHGRRAPMSAAARAAGTRWTFEQHYRALLDVFTEVRRLKRAA
- a CDS encoding DUF4149 domain-containing protein, yielding MPTALKSLHVLALGLWVGGAAFFNFVTAPTIFESFKQVVEAGPSDRTAFQPLGRPGADAKDKAALANALAGSAVGPVFPRYFLWQLVCGAVALTTAAAWWRLGGVHRWRVVVIGGAVVCVSAGWPLSDAITRLRVQRFDPDRAVAEAADAAFKAWHLWSLGLSTVTVLLAGAGLAMAAKLPADERPVGGSGPF
- a CDS encoding agmatine deiminase family protein is translated as MPDTPFRMPAEWEPHAATWLAWPHRRSDWPGRFSPIPWVYTEIVRAVSRHEPVNLVVPGPKTQARAAKLLATVGVDLGRVRFFVLPTDRGWVRDSGPIFVVDDAGNRVALDWHFNAWAKYPDWTRDDKLPAFAAAQLGLPTRQPTHRGWRVVLEGGSIDVNGRGLMLTTEECLLSKQQERNPPFDRSDYEAVFAAELGVRKVLWLNRGIAGDDTHGHVDDLARFVTPTTVVTVVEENEADDNYAPLRENLDRLRGFTDADGGKLEVVELPMPALRVYDGMRIPASYANFYIANGVVIVPTFNDPADRRALGVLSELFSGREVVGISCVDLVWGLGTLHCMTQQEPAGSGAS
- a CDS encoding response regulator, producing the protein MSARPTVLLAESDPAVYRTVSALLRRQGYAVEHARTAAEAEGRLREALPDLLVAEFLMPGGCGVRVAELAKALSDDRVPVVMLSALAAGAHLDFARAAGADEVLAKPFQASDLLAAVGRLCPVPRAVVQFAEAV
- a CDS encoding GatB/YqeY domain-containing protein produces the protein MSLHDDLKARVNAAVKAGDAATRDTLRTVLGEAQMEALRRKAEVSDEVVLGVVKKGVAGLKETIPLAKKAGRDTAAQETELALLEGLLPKAWDRAAITAALEAVRDELRAAKNDGQAMGVAMKALKAAGAVTTPDDVKAVVAAARA
- the htpG gene encoding molecular chaperone HtpG, which translates into the protein MPAETLEFKAELKQLLRLITHSLYSDREIFLRELISNASDAVNKVRFDALANADKLEGNTDWKIKIAPDKEAKTLTISDNGIGMTRQEVIDHLGTVAQSGTRAFLEAAKASAQGAGPGLIGQFGVGFYSAFMVADTVTVVTRGPGTPADGTKWVSDGQGAFTVEAVEKPGRGTDVILHLKEDAAEFLDPWKLRSLVRKFSDFIEHPVVMDEVTEKDGEKTTTEETLNSRKAVWLRNKAEVKPDEYAEFYKQISHDSDPPLTTIHYAAEGNTEFKVLCFVPAKKPFSFDWEEPKAGLRLYVQRVLIMERCEEVLPFYLRFVKGVVDSADLPLNVSREILQQNPILTTIQKSVVKNVLDALAGMKNVEFEKYREFYAGLGPVLKEGLTRDFMNREKIADLLLFESANTPAGQLTTLAEYVEKMPEGQTDIFYLIGEDVEPLRRSPYLEAFRAKGQDVLLLSDPIDEFALPQLGEYKGKKLHAADRGAAPTADDIPADVKEQFAPLVAAFKATLPETADVRLTKRLTESAAVLVAEEHGTSAHMERLMERMGRGEGKGKRVLELNPDHPAVQAARELHSKSADDPRVAVYARLFHEQAVIAEGSKVADPTALAARVNELIARDAAR